Proteins found in one Drosophila innubila isolate TH190305 chromosome X, UK_Dinn_1.0, whole genome shotgun sequence genomic segment:
- the LOC117786339 gene encoding uncharacterized protein LOC117786339, translated as MRDLQFNQALSNLVTPQSSNLLLQMLLQINFYVSFIWSCSYLLHIIIWLDELWNYKGLTIIVAYLLAVCAESLRLYAGYSINLCTGATTMWLLLTLTPCVLLPTIVYLRLTAVFGSVWLGLISNLQFVLIALEALVALIYHALCTSRRERRQLELSAYQLQKECQDRSK; from the exons atgAGAGATTTGCAATTTAATCAAGCTCTGTCCAATCTAGTGACACCCCAAAGCTCCAATTTATTGCTGCAGATGCTGCTGCAGATCAATTTCTATGTGTCCTTTATTTGGAGTTGCAGCTATTTGTTGCACATCATCATTTGG TTGGATGAACTGTGGAACTACAAAGGATTAACCATTATTGTGGCCTATTTGTTGGCTGTTTGCGCCGAGTCGCTTCGTCTCTATGCCGGATACTCGATTAATCTTTGCACAGGTGCGACGACCAtgtggctgctgttgacgTTGACGCCTTGTGTGCTGTTGCCCACGATAGTTTATCTCCGATTAACTGCCGTATTCGGGAGTGTCTGGCTAGGCCTCATCTCGAATCTGCAGTTCGTGTTAATAGCACTCGAGGCTCTGGTGGCGCTCATCTACCATGCACTGTGTACGTCCAGAAGGGAGAGAAGGCAGCTGGAACTGAGTGCTTATCAGCTGCAGAAGGAATGCCAAGACAGATCAAAGTAA
- the LOC117793498 gene encoding mucin-2-like, which produces MDVSMLNMSQEDLDAAQMYAIHGERFFEMPMGRRYRRSLYPSSGAIMSQAVTPATSQPAATRPPTPPTSDMYASNGHFNTWQTTPMSLYSMQATTTTTTPPSTTPTPPESLQSQNQRQMTAPVCTDSNLYTANFPPLPAPNQKRHKD; this is translated from the exons ATGGACGTATCCATGTTAAATATGTCACAGGAGGATTTGGATGCCGCACAAATGTATGCAATCCATGGCGAACGATTCTTTGAGATGCCCATGGGCCGTAGATATCGGCGCAGTTTGTATCCATCATCCGGAGCAATAATGTCACAAGCGGTTACGCCAGCAACATCACAACCAGCAGCAACACGACCACCGACACCACCAACCAGCGACATGTACGCCAGCAATGGACACTTTAACACTTGGCAAACAACACCAATGTCGCTG TATTCAatgcaagcaacaacaacaacaacaacaccaccatcgacaacaccaacaccaccagAATCACTGCAGAGCCAGAATCAGCGTCAAATGACGGCGCCAGTTTGCACCGATTCCAATCTATATACGGCTAACTTTCCGCCCTTGCCGGCGCCAAATCAGAAACGCCACAAGGATTAG
- the LOC117793944 gene encoding uncharacterized protein LOC117793944: MSDDPDYLYALKLQQQLDAEMSNGNANNAPQSEEHSDYELALMLQNEMINDSTDGNGNGDVDDSIENVSIRALDMTHNNNTNKNKNNSDNITLVKELERRNGINKQTSSFDTYLDQTQNLVHPEWELVDPTPDIYAMFVRFDEKFFQHRLGAVSVEWSKRMYSCAGICYQRGNRFVKEIIIRLSEPLLKLRPRKDLVETLLHEMIHAYCFVLNIREGNGGHGPNFKRIMGTINKVAGTNITVYHSFHDEVNAYKTHIWRCNGICQHHNPFQGWVKRTSNRAPGPSDQWWAKHQSECGGIFEKKSEPQKPSAVKPDTQAKVKSKQQSASGGGGGDIRNYFEKPKLPRKTVPNIMSTGNVVSALPPTSYPGTSSKPFEGLQTRDNKRRKHNEPNKIFGFKDLTGDNSSDGDEDQRKPRDDQQANGMQGPGYSLTNGKDRSSFHNMSDANKRNHLRDMWANRYSKDNEKTEAKKQPEESRKRRLSSANDIVSWENYDDDVMVRDVVVPIINISDSEDDTETTDTRKTERPKANHPSSQELTTMIKREIMEDESIYEDDDIMMIDDEYDADVDNLTAASELADQSIIDDLFGEDTLLKEFQRENDVVPCGSRNLPDAGNDITTCPICFDKMKRSEFANHLEGCNIIIRVPPPSMKGRTNLPPTSNAINKGKPIKRKRNKSNQKQILKSSGYTDSEIAALNLSSSSDSTPSTSDETTPRQMRQRSLHKNTVQCPKCGQELLGHQLEAHRKICKRGKR; encoded by the exons ATGTCGGATGATCCGGACTATTTATATGCGCtaaagctgcagcagcaattggATGCTGAAATGTCAAATGGCAAT GCGAACAACGCACCACAGAGTGAGGAGCACAGTGACTATGAATTGGCGCTAATGTTGCAGAATGAAATGATCAACGACAGTACagatggcaatggcaatggagATGTAGAtgattcaattgaaaatgtcaGTATCCGGGCTCTCGATATgacccacaacaacaacacaaacaagaacaaaaacaacagcgacaacataACTCTGGTCAAGGAGCTGGAACGT CGCAATGggataaataaacaaacatcgAGCTTTGACACGTATCTGGATCAGACACAGAATTTGGTTCATCCGGAATGGGAGCTGGTCGATCCCACTCCAGATATATACGCAATGTTCGTGCGCTTCGATGAAAAGTTCTTCCAGCATCGTCTGGGCGCTGTCTCTGTGGAATGGAGCAAACGCATGTATTCATGCGCTGGCATTTGCTATCAGCGTGGCAACAGATTCGTCAAGGAGATCATAATCCGTCTCAGTGAGCCATTGTTAAAACTGCGGCCACGCAAGGATCTGGTCGAGACTCTGCTG CACGAGATGATACATGCGTATTGTTTTGTCCTCAATATACGCGAGGGTAACGGTGGGCACGGTCCCAACTTTAAGCGCATTATGGGAACCATTAACAAGGTGGCGGGTACAAATATCACAGTCTATCATTCCTTTCACGATGAGGTTAATGCCTACAAGACGCATATTTGGCGCTGCAATGGCATCTGCCAACACCATAATCCATTCCAGGGCTGGGTGAAGCGCACCTCGAATCGGGCTCCTGGTCCCAGCGATCAATGGTGGGCCAAACATCAGAGTGAATGTGGCGGCATTTTTGAAAAGAAGAGCGAGCCACAGAAGCCGTCAGCCGTCAAACCGGACACACAAGCCAAGGTCAAGTCAAAACAGCAGTCCGCATCTGGAGGTGGCGGAGGTGACATACGCAACTATTTTGAAAAGCCCAAGCTGCCAAGGAAAACGGTGCCAAATATAATGTCAACTGGCAATGTGGTAAGCGCTCTGCCGCCCACCTCCTATCCAGGCACATCCAGCAAACCTTTTGAGGGACTGCAGACACGCGACAACAAAAGACGCAAGCATAACGAACCCAATAAAATCTTTGGCTTCAAAGATTTGACCGGTGACAATAGCAGCGATGGCGATGAGGATCAACGTAAACCACGAGACGATCAACAGGCTAATGGAATGCAAGGTCCTGGCTACAGTCTGACAAATGGCAAGGACAGAAGCTCCTTCCACAATATGTCGGATGCCAACAAACGGAATCACTTGCGTGACATGTGGGCAAATCGTTATAGCAAAGACAATGAAAAGACTGAGGCCAAGAAGCAGCCAGAGGAAAGCCGAAAGCGTCGTCTGTCCTCCGCCAATGACATAGTGTCCTGGGAAAactatgatgatgatgttatGGTACGCGATGTGGTTGTGCCTATAATTAACATTTCCGATAGTGAGGACGATACCGAGACAACTGATACAAGGAAAACTGAACGACCAAAAGCCAACCATCCAAGCAGCCAAGAGCTTACAACTATGATTAAACGTGAGATCATGGAGGATGAATCAATTTACGAAGACGATGACATTATGATGATTGACGATGAGTATGATGCGGATGTTGATAACTTGACAGCCGCTTCTGAGCTCGCTGATCAGTCCATCATTGATGATCTCTTTGGGGAGGATACGCTCCTAAAGGAATTCCAGCGTGAAAATGATGTGGTGCCTTGTGGCTCACGTAATCTACCTGATGCTGGCAATGATATAACAACCTGTCCCATTTGCTTTGACAAAATGAAACGTTCCGAATTTGCAAACCATTTGGAGGGATGCAATATCATCATTCGAGTACCGCCGCCATCGATGAAGGGAAGGACAAACCTGCCCCCCACCAGCAATGCCATTAACAAAGGCAAACCAATTAAGCGCAAAAGGAACAAATCGAATCAGAAACAGATTCTAAAGAGCTCTGGTTACACCGATTCAGAAATTGCCGCACTGAATCTCAGCTCGTCCAGTGACTCGACTCCCAGCACAAGCGATGAAACTACGCCTCGTCAAATGCGTCAACGTAGCTTGCATAAAAATACTGTACAGTGTCCCAAATGTGGCCAAGAATTGCTTGGACACCAATTGGAGGCACATCGCAAGATTTGCAAACGCGGAAAGCGCTGA
- the LOC117786312 gene encoding uncharacterized protein LOC117786312 produces the protein MSEDPRNEAVARNVEKLIKCLTGDSLTAGERRTQEQQAIHKIRHHRYLSTNGHAVRRSINNMIERFYYEAMDDHADAVRMLTTMIMEHAGWNGHYEVDIQYSVLDFMFSMTYEPVQNVRRNLIAMEQRVLAIRNAIEATTTQPDANESDTNWVALLSDHIIDRTSQSLDSDSSLSEWSDASDNDEYLIPDLDVEPMSSLQNKQIVKRSNTFDSSSSNPSLTTMGLCRKYNGKADTDSLSLSGFYSSRYSLSRQPELTALEPPQPQTQYRKAVFDPDSLSTVVHSHWWRQDFDFYAETPNSEPGSNFAIAYVQHMNRETRRIIKYPLPKTTSESNLVREIILMFFAPASCCFFEVQPDEKLISVRKNISISTVTSKTLKHVLEGEVLPALQAMQQLRRIINDLTLPTSDEPTTGTLKCFAWGLRDLINPVQDSLIDFERRLLDKADGKEDNDDSSTTLICFLRHMEKKFQRLLLLKSLATCAIIKGPPHLRSAYLLSQIYKHTMINVDHQKLATALLLVSMRRYCSIMDNWWQHAEFDDWHNEFIVECLPANDAYYGQRIHERLPRSDIDDNGDPHPHLDIIKELRSCTFYQLILEHALEAGETQDLLASVHLLGDLVLKCKNVGTLYTDLTKQLLEELKCEPNSVSVVRQDSQPLREYNALVLETTSRLGDPELMSIFTQHIRHAQEEQQQQEQQKLPTLSSHLLDILDSLKQSTIVQQPHVIPRSLIKLLWKRYEIANIHVMRWYREELKLTHHLRFLRHIMLLEADYLVYPFYTNLFRQIEGYEDWARCSLLTLELYDLLEPHYGHMANQLEVKLVSLVWSQSSKIFEALDAIEFEYSMPPPLQSIITKPQMVQYNGIWRIVLKVKWAAWKLENMRFLRRINRDAFAPMDLIGLTLRRLEILRFWLITLINSLHSHLCTQVMQSLGGQFERQLMKTKNIRELRNMHSDYMKALCKHCLLEPELEGIRYALDQIFHLIFVLDMEWNFCPSFLNESHALSVDLASDASSSDSSDREKALEFLALNQIEELERTYIRCHRMLADILKGLVYKDDHKFLIPLEVAINASAPH, from the exons ATGTCGGAGGATCCACGCAATGAAGCTGTTGCGCGAAATGTGGAAAAACTCATAAAGTGCTTAACTGGCGACAGC TTGACAGCGGGAGAGAGACGAACGCAGGAGCAGCAAGCAATACACAAAATACGCCACCATCGATATCTGAGCACCAACGGTCATGCAGTTCGGCGATCCATCAACAATATGATTGAACGCTTTTATTATGAGGCCATGGATGACCATGCGGATGCTGTGCGCATGCTAACTACAATGATAATGGAGCATGCCGGCTGGAATGGTCACTATGAGGTGGACATACAATATTCAGTGCTTGATTTTATGTTCAGCATGACATATGAGCCGGTACAGAACGTGCGACGCAACTTGATTGCAATGGAGCAGCGTGTGCTGGCCATAAGGAATGCAATTGAGGCGACGACCACTCAACCAGACGCCAATGAATCGGACACAAATTGGGTAGCTTTGCTAAGCGATCATATCATTGATAGAACCAGTCAAAGCTTGGACAGCGACAGCAGTTTGAGT GAATGGTCCGATGCGAGTGACAATGATGAGTACTTAATTCCGGATTTGGATGTAGAACCCATGAGCAGTTTGCAAAATAAACAGATTGTCAAACGCTCCAATACCTTTGactccagcagcagcaatcccAGCCTCACAACAATGGGTCTATGCAGGAAATACAATGGGAAAGCGGATACCGATTCGTTGTCGTTGAGCGGCTTCTATAGTTCTCGATACAGCTTGAGCAGACAGCCAGAATTGACAGCTTTGGAGCCACCACAACCACAGACGCAGTACAGAAAGGCCGTCTTTGATCCAGACAGCTTGTCCACAGTGGTTCACTCGCATTGGTGGCGACAGGATTTCGATTTCTATGCGGAGACACCAAATAGCGAACCAGGCTCAAACTTTGCCATTGCCTATGTGCAGCACATGAATAGAGAGACGCGCAGAATAATAAAGTATCCGCTGCCCAAGACCACTAGTGAGAGCAACTTGGTGCGCGAGATCATCTTGATGTTCTTTGCACCCGCTAGCTGTTGCTTCTTTGAGGTACAGCCAGATGAAAAGCTGATCAGCGTACGCAAAAATATATCGATTAGCACCGTCACTAGT AAGACGCTTAAGCATGTGCTGGAGGGAGAGGTGCTGCCGGCGCTGCAGGCGATGCAACAGTTGCGTCGGATTATCAATGATCTGACGCTGCCCACCAGCGATGAGCCGACGACTGGCACTTTGAAATGCTTTGCCTGGGGACTGCGTGATCTCATTAATCCCGTTCAAGACAGTCTGATAGATTTTGAGCGTCGACTGCTTGATAAAGCTGATGGCAAAGAGGATAACGACGATTCGAGCACAACTCTGATATGTTTTCTGCGGCACATGGAGAAGAAATTCCAGCGTTTGCTGCTCCTTAAATCGCTGGCAACTTGTGCAATTATCAAAGGCCCGCCGCATCTGAGAAGCGCATATTTGTTGTCTCAGATTTACAAGCACACCATGATCAATGTTGACCATCAGAAGTTGGCCACAGCTCTGCTGCTTGTTTCGATGAGGCGTTACTGCAGCATCATGGATAATTGGTGGCAACACGCCGAGTTCGATGATTGGCACAATGAATTCATTGTCGAGTGCTTGCCCGCAAATGATGCCTACTACGGGCAACGCATACACGAACGCTTGCCGCGCTCGGATATCGATGATAATGGTGATCCGCATCCCCATCTGGACATTATAAAAGAGCTGCGTAGCTGTACGTTTTATCAGCTCATTTTGGAGCACGCTCTAGAGGCGGGTGAAACGCAGGATCTGTTGGCCAGTGTGCATTTGCTGGGCgatttggttttaaaatgcAAGAATGTCGGAACCTTGTACACCGATCTCACCAAGCAGCTCCTTGAAGAGTTGAAGTGCGAGCCAAATTCTGTCAGCGTCGTAAGGCAAGATAGTCAGCCGCTTAGGGAGTACAATGCACTAGTTCTGGAGACTACATCTCGTCTGGGCGATCCCGAGCTAATGAGCATATTTACCCAGCACATCAGGCACGCGCaggaggagcaacagcaacaggaacaacagaAGCTACCAACGCTGTCTTCGCATCTGCTGGACATATTGGATAGCTTAAAACAAAGTACTATTGTACAGCAACCACATGTGATACCACGTTCCTTGATCAAGTTGCTCTGGAAACGTTATGAGATTGCCAACATCCATGTAATGCGTTGGTATCGCGAAGAGCTCAAGTTGACGCATCATTTGCGCTTTCTGCGTCATATAATGCTGCTGGAGGCGGATTATTTGGTGTACCCATTCTATACAAATCTGTTTCGCCAGATCGAGGGATACGAGGACTGGGCACGCTGTTCGTTGCTCACGTTGGAGCTATACGATCTACTTGAGCCACATTATGGACACATGGCTAATCAGCTGGAGGTGAAACTCGTCTCGCTGGTGTGGTCGCAATCGAGTAAAATCTTCGAGGCGCTGGATGCCATCGAGTTTGAGTATTCAATGCCACCGCCGCTGCAGAGCATCATTACCAAGCCGCAGATGGTACAATATAATGGTATTTGGCGCATCGTTCTCAAAGTCAAGTGGGCCGCCTGGAAACTGGAAAATATGCGTTTTCTACGGCGTATTAACAGGGATGCCTTTGCACCAATGGATCTCATTGGTCTGACACTGCGTCGCCTGGAGATTCTACGCTTCTGGCTCATCACATTGATCAACAGCCTGCATTCGCATCTCTGCACCCAAGTGATGCAATCCTTGGGCGGACAATTCGAGCGGCAACTGATGAAGACGAAAAACATTCGGGAATTGCGGAACATGCACAGCGATTATATGAAAGCGTTGTGCAAACATTGTCTGCTTGAACCGGAGCTTGAAGGCATTCGGTATGCCTTGGatcaaatatttcatttaatcttTGTGCTCGACATGGAATGGAACTTCTGTCCCAGCTTTCTAAACGAATCTCATGCACTTAGCGTCGATTTGGCCAGTGATGCGTCCAGTAGTGATAGCTCCGATCGTGAAAAGGCCTTGGAATTCCTCGCACTCAATCAGATTGAAGAGCTTGAACGCACCTACATTCGTTGCCATAGAATGCTAGCTGATATACTTAAAGGGCTTGTCTATAAAGATGATCACAAGTTCT TAATCCCCTTGGAGGTGGCTATAAATGCAAGTGCGCCCCATTAA
- the LOC117786330 gene encoding glycolipid transfer protein, whose amino-acid sequence MTDARIQFKTLKGFPEAVDKIETQTFLNAAKEIVTVIETFGKLFTPVISDMNGNINKLTKVYGTDVLKYQYLEDMIVLNVNVDDFAANALLWLKRGLQLICTFFENIYNDVQNTEALKQHLQDAYERTLKPYHGFIVQSTIKIIYSWVPTRSQLLGQGDAQTENIEVLTKYLPTMRAQLDRIDVLLKAHNLDDVRKV is encoded by the exons ATGACGGATGCGCGTATACAGTTTAAAACCTTGAAGGGATTTCCGGAAGCGGTGGATAAAATCGAAACACAGACGTTTTTGAATGCGGCCAAAGAAATTGTAACTGTCATTG AAACCTTTGGTAAACTTTTTACGCCCGTTATCAGTGATATGAATGGCAACATTAAT AAATTAACTAAGGTTTATGGCACGGATGTActtaaatatcaatatctGGAGGATATGATAGTTCTcaatgtgaatgtggatgaTTTTGCGGCAAATGCATTGCTCTGGTTGAAACGTGGCCTCCAATTAATTTGCACCTTCTTCGAGAACATCTACAATGATGTACAGAACACCGAGGCACTCAAGCAGCATCTACAAGATGCCTACGAGCGCACTTTGAAACCCTACCACGGCTTTATTGTCCAAAGCACCATCAAG ATCATCTATAGCTGGGTGCCCACGCGCAGTCAGCTGCTGGGACAGGGTGATGCACAGACGGAGAATATCGAGGTGCTGACCAAATACTTGCCAACAATGCGAGCGCAGCTCGACAGGATCGATGTGCTTCTCAAGGCGCACAATTTAGATGATGTGCGCAAAGTGTGA
- the LOC117789188 gene encoding UDP-N-acetylglucosamine transferase subunit ALG14 homolog yields MNNGPTTPETKTKYPTYVILGSGGHTAEMCKINQALLLQPSVGENYQPIRYIVANSDVTSRDQLSATLPAWTMDIDVQYISVPRSRSVGQNWLSTIFSTLWALLWSCWLVWRDKPQLVLCNGPGTCVPFCYAAYLWRLLGRLPAHTKIVFVESYCRVETLSLSGRLLLPLADMFVVHWPALATRYAHKPNLRYFGRIL; encoded by the coding sequence ATGAACAATGGACCAACAACACCCGAAACCAAAACTAAATATCCAACCTATGTAATACTTGGCTCTGGTGGCCACACAGCCGAAATGTGTAAAATCAATCAAGCGCTACTGCTGCAACCGAGCGTTGGTGAGAATTACCAACCAATACGTTACATTGTGGCCAACAGCGATGTCACCTCACGGGATCAACTGAGCGCCACATTGCCCGCATGGACAATGGACATAGATGTGCAATACATTAGTGTGCCGCGCAGTCGGAGCGTTGGCCAAAACTGGCTGAGCACCATATTTAGCACGCTATGGGCACTGCTGTGGAGCTGTTGGCTCGTTTGGCGCGACAAGCCGCAATTGGTGCTCTGCAATGGCCCCGGCACCTGTGTGCCCTTCTGCTACGCCGCATACCTTTGGCGTCTACTGGGCCGACTGCCCGCCCACACCAAGATTGTCTTTGTCGAGAGCTATTGTCGCGTCGAGACATTATCGCTGAGCGGACgcctgttgctgccactggcCGATATGTTTGTGGTACATTGGCCGGCCCTTGCCACACGCTATGCCCACAAACCCAATCTTCGCTATTTCGGCAGGATATTATAA